In the Arachis ipaensis cultivar K30076 chromosome B04, Araip1.1, whole genome shotgun sequence genome, CCTCGCTAAAATCcatttttccttttcccttttcatAGGTGGCCCTTCCATCCGGGGGAATCTTAACCCCAAGAGGGTTGCAAATTCTTGGTCTCTCTGGCTTAGGATCTGGAGCCGGTTTTGAGCGCATGCATTATCTGTAATGCTTTAAATGctgatttttatttttcctttttatgtTTCCTATCTTGAAATCACATTTGTCCCTCATTCAAGCACCAAAGAAAACTAGTGTCTCATTTTTGTTCTGTACTGAATTTTTTAGGTTTGAGAGAGTGTGGGAGCCTACGTTAGTTCCGGGAGCACCAAAGAGAATAAGTTACTATTTCTTGAGTTCTGTAAGAaattatttacttttccttgATTTTAAATCCTGACCATGAAGTTTAGTTTGAAGATAAACCTCTGATTTATGTTCCATGCAGTTCGAGAAGTCATTAGTCTTTGATACTAATCCACTGTATGCCCTCATGCATGAGTCCATCTATTGTCAGGTAGACTTCCATTTCAGTTTCTTCACTTTCTTGGTTATGTATAGTATATGCTACAACAATcccttcaattttttttctctctttatcGATAATCTATTGTTTTCCTTTAACTCTTGCCCTCAATTCTATATATCTCTCTAGGGTTCTCCTAGTAGATGGTCTGCTCATAGAATAAGGAATGAAGTTAATGACAAGTTCGATGCAATTAAGGCAGCTAGAGAAGGACTACCTGTACTCTTTACAGGAGAGGTAGGTTTTAAATAATACATGGTTTTCTGAATATTTAATTGTGTTCATTGTTCAGTGTGACATTTCTTTGTGCAGTACTGTGATGTTTTGTTTTGATTTGATTCTTGCGCACATTCTAGCATCTGGAAACTGATACTTTAGCGTGATGCTTCGCccgcaaaataaattaaaaactctGCGGCAACATTGAATGCTAAGAGACATGTTTTTGACTTCTAATTCAAATGCTAATAATGCATTTATTTATAATTATGAGGAGCAAGGTGCTAATCATGTTTTCCTTTTGTAGATGATTTTCCCATGGATGTTTGATGAGATTCAAGCCTTGAAACCGTTCAAAGATGTAGCTGATATTTTGGCCGAGAAGAAGGATTGGCCCCCGCTCTACAACGTCCAAGCTTTGAAAGACAACAAGGTAGTTTACTCAGCACCCATTTCATGGAGAAGTTCATATCAAAACAATCTCTTAATCAGTAACAAAGAGGAGCTAGGTTTTTCTAGAGGTCCCTTCTGAATATTGTCACAACTCACAAGTTTGTGTGTTGTTGTCAAATGAAAGGAGTGGTTTATGCGAAGGTAATGGGAGCGTACCCTAATTCAAATAGCCACTAGATCAtgcatataaaaatataaatggtCCAGATTACATCGAAAAATTGTGTGACTTTTTGAATTAGCAATGTGGTATTTAATCCAGTCTTGGCTATTTATTTTAGATTAATTGATCATGATTTTCTCTTTTAACCTCAAATTAAGATAATATTATTCTTTGTTCACGAAAAGATAATATTATTCTTATTTGAGTGTCGTCATAGTTGTAAATGCAAATATATATTTGTGGATTTTGGATACAGAGTTGTTGACGTACTTTTTTCAATTTCCCATGATGATATAGCAAAAGCTAATTAAAGAGAACTTCTCTACTTgacaatattttcaaaattacaaCCGAAATATTTGGTTCAACCACAACAAATCGTGTTCTAGAAATGTAAAGTTGTACTTATCACGCCATACCATATTCTATGTTGGTTGAAATTGAAAAGTGAATGAGTTGTTGTTTGAAGAGCTCTTCTGTATTGGTTTCAAAATGTTCAGAGGCACTGGTTCATGTCTCTAATATCTTAGTCCTATTTAGAGTCGAATCTACTAGGTGAACGTCGTGAAGTTTTCTGTTTTTAATGTGCTTCATTTAATGCTGGCAGGTACCCGTCGCTGCAGCTGTTTACTACGAAGATATGTATGTGAATTTTAAACTGTCCATTGAAACAGCTTCTCAAATAGCAGGGATCAGGCTCTGGATAACTAATGAGTTCATGCATTCTGGCTTGCGAGACGGAGGGGGAAAAGTTCTTGATCACTTGCTGGGAATGTTGAATGGGAGGAAACCTCTTTTCTGATCACCATTGCAACTCTTCTCTCGCTCCCTTCACCTGTGTTTGGTTTTCCGTTTGCAGTTTCCAAATCATGGTTTGGAGGACGGAAAACCAAACATGCAGTTAGACTTATGGAATCACACCTGATTTTATAACTTTCCAACTTTTTATGATAGACAGTCTTGAAGTCTTTATTGTTACCAAGTCTTTGAACTCTGACTCCATAGAATCTTCATTTATTAAAGTATAATCTTGTAAGATTGTACTTCTTACCAGTTGAAATATATAGTACTTCATGCACTTTTCAGGCTTGGCTTTGGTTGCAAGCTTCTTGCTCTTTCCAATGACAATTATTATGGgaaggaattaaaaaaaaaagggatttgTTNNNNNNNNNNNNNNNNNNNNNNNNNNNNNNNNNNNNNNNNNNNNNNNNNNNAAGAAAGTGAATATTGATGTTattgaattcttatctttttgttattattacttttaaCATGGCCTAATTAAATGTTGTAGTAGTATAACTATATAATCAGGTTATGTGTAACTAGGAAACCTGCATCATTAAGACAgtgaaagtaaatgacagaaagcaCAAATAAATTATGTATAATCATTCATTTTACTTGATAATATTTGGCAATAAGTTTTGTCAATTCTACACACGCATGCGCACGCACGGTCTCATATATAAAAcaaattttttaaagaaaattcaTGTAGAAGTATCATAGGGAAAAGATAATCATATTTTTAATACATTTATGCATTAATTTCATCATAAAACTTTTGTTGTTTTGAAAAGGGAACATTGTACTTTGTCCATTCCCTTTGTCAAGTACGATGATCAATCTTAACATGTATAATATATAAGATAGTTAAACAGTTCCTTGCTTCTTCCGTCATCTATCTTATACATTTCTTTCCAAATATCAAATTCAGCATAACAGCATAACAAAACAGAAAGTTTGTGTGCTATTATAGTAGCGTAGATATCAACAGTatcagaagatgatgatgatggaggcaTTTGGAAGAGGAATGCACGTGGTTGCTGCTAGCACCATGGTTTTCAGATCAGAGCTACAACCAATGATGACACCAGAACCAGTTGGTTCTtcatccttttcttcttcttcttctcgtcAAAGGGACCTTGTTTTCATCGTCAATCCTCGAGGTAATGATTTTCTCTTCTTAGAAAActctgaagaagaagaaaaaaaaatcttgttGAGTTCCTGCACTTAATGATAGGGTGCTGGAATTAGATTAGAGCTACCCATTATTTGTTTTGAGGTAAAGTTTACATTTTTGGGGAAAAGATTGAAATTTTTATCATATTCTTAGGTTCACAAATCATGCGTTCTTGTGTAATAAATATAGAgctatatgatttgatttgaaaaGTTGAGAAACCTAAATCTTGGgttttaggttgtaatgggaagACTGGTAGACAATGGAGGAAGATACTGCCATATCTACAGTCTCGCCTCGGTAAAGAATGCAATGTGAGTTAGTCATTGTAAGATGAGTTTTTTTAAAGATCAAATCTGCAAATTCAGTTGCTTTTTGTTAATTTGTAAATCCATGATAAGTTGTTtctatttttcaatatttttatatGCTGTGTTGATTCTGTAAGGTTAAATTACTCTGTTAGTCCCTATGGTTTCACTAAATTTGTAATTAAGTTCTTGTAGTTTAAAAGCAATTGGGTCCTTTCACTATTTTGAATTTTGTAATTAGGTTTTTTTGCACAAAAAACATTAGCGCTAACAGAATATTCCTCCCAAAATTAAAAATACCTACAGTTAAAAGGCTAAATTCCTAAACCtgaacatcttattttttcagaatatTCTATTAACTATAAACGTTTTTGGCTTAGAAAGAACCTAATTACAAAATTCAAAACAGTGTAAGAACCCAATTGAAAGCTTTTAAACAATAGGAACTTAATTACaaatttggtgaaattatagGGACTAATAGATAAATTTAACCATTCTATAAATGAATAGATATTGGAGTCCATAACTTCAGGTCCTTGTCATGCTATTGACATAACAAGAGAGGTTAGCTCAAAGAACTTCAAATCGCACGATTGGTATTTACTACTCCCCCTGTTTCAAAATAAGCTTGGCGAAGTTTATTTCGAAATGGAGGTAGTAGTAACTCTATTGCTTCCAATGATTCTGAGTTGTTATATGCAACCATGCTATGCAGGCCATAAGAGAAGGTGCTGATGCTGTTGTTGCCGTTGGTGGTGATGGAACTCTTCATGAGGTGCAAAtagctttaattttttttttagaattccaCCTTATTTAACATTATTAGTTGTTAGTTGATATTAATTGTTGAAGAATTTCAACATTATAACTTAATTGCTCTCCTGATCCAGCTCAGTTTATTACTAGCAGGTTGTCAATGGATTTTTTTGGGCTGGAAAACCTGTTACTAGTCAAATGAAAGACTCAACACATTCAACTGCTCTTGGTGTGAGTCATATAATTGGAATTAGAATGCAATATTATTAGTTTCTACTCAATTCAAGTTTATCTAAATACCTCTAGCAAAAAGTCCTGAATTGAATCCTCAGTATGTTTGGGCTTTATGCAGCTTATACCCTTGGGAACTGGTTCTGACTTTGCAAGAACACTTCATTGGTTAGTTTCTGTTTGTGTGTTCATTCTTCTTGCGCTTCTTATTTATATGCAGTGAATGGAAACATCTGTTGGATCTTTTCCAGGAAAGATGATCCTCGAGAGGCCATTGAACGTGTTGCTAGAGgtttcttcttgttcttgttcttcgtTTTTGCAATTGCAATATTGTTTGCTGTGTTACTTATTAATGTAGGCATTCTTACAGGGTTAAGATCAAGGGTAGACATTGGTGTAATCAGTGGAGAAAGTTGCGAAAACCATTACTTCATAAATGTTGCTGACATCCATTTGTAAggcaaacttagaaattttttattAGTGTAATTCATAGACCGTATCCAATTGCATATCGCGAAATTTTGCAGGAGTGCAAAGGCTGGTTTTTATGCTTCTAGATACAAGAGCTTTGGTAAACTGTGCTATGTACTTGGTGCATTGCATGCTTTCATGGGGCATCAAAACCAGGATTTGAGAATCAAGGTCAGTGTTAGTtagttccttttttttcttttttttcctgtaAAGCTTCACATCTCCAAATTTTTCTAGTTCCTGCATATTTTTCATATAAGGTCATATAATACTTAAAGAAATGCAGTTCAATGAAGGTGAGTGGGAAACATGGCCTCAACTAACAACCGTTTGCGTTGGAAATGCAAAGTATTTTGGTGGTGGCATGAAGATTACACCAAATGCTACTCCTTACAGTGGAAATTTAGAGGTGAAATATGTTTCTGTAAAATCTCTTGGATGAATATTATCATATATTTTGAATAAAGTAAAAGTTGTGTTATATTCTTCAGGTTGTGATTGTTCAAAACTTTAAGTGGCATGATTTCATACTGAAATTACAAAAGCTGTATAATGGAACACATCTCTCACTTGAAAATATATCAGCAAGAAGGTATGATCTTGGCTCGAAACACTATTGTTAAGCTTTAATTCGAAAATGTGACTCTGCATTTGTCTTCTAATCCATGTAGCTGAGCTACCTAGCAGAACAAGACTTAGTTCATGCTGTTAATTAGGCTTGCTTAGGTTTTTGTTGGTGCTAATTCAGATTGTTCTTTGTATCATAGCGCACTTTCAATCGAGTTGGAGGACATCTCAGGCAACGGCGGCATTCATATTCAATCGGACGGGGAACATTTGGGGTTCCTTCCGAAAAAGATTAGTGTTCTGCCTGGTGCTATTGAGATGATATGCTGATTCATCTGGAGAATAACTGTGTCAATGAAATAGTGAAGATGATGATTCTATTTGCCAGATGAATGTGTCTTCAGATTCTGATTCTGAATTGTTACTTAGATCAAGAAATGAGTAATTTACTTAACATCGCTGCTATAACCTATAACATGCAATTCCTGCACCTAAATTCTACAATGTTTATGAAATTATAACACTGAACCTGTGATTGTTACTTTAGGACTCTTCTGTTACTTTCGGCATAGTAACAGATAATTGTGTTCCAACATATG is a window encoding:
- the LOC107635105 gene encoding sphingoid long-chain bases kinase 2, mitochondrial yields the protein MMMMEAFGRGMHVVAASTMVFRSELQPMMTPEPVGSSSFSSSSSRQRDLVFIVNPRGCNGKTGRQWRKILPYLQSRLGKECNILESITSGPCHAIDITREAIREGADAVVAVGGDGTLHEVVNGFFWAGKPVTSQMKDSTHSTALGLIPLGTGSDFARTLHWKDDPREAIERVARGLRSRVDIGVISGESCENHYFINVADIHLSAKAGFYASRYKSFGKLCYVLGALHAFMGHQNQDLRIKFNEGEWETWPQLTTVCVGNAKYFGGGMKITPNATPYSGNLEVVIVQNFKWHDFILKLQKLYNGTHLSLENISARSALSIELEDISGNGGIHIQSDGEHLGFLPKKISVLPGAIEMIC
- the LOC107635104 gene encoding uncharacterized protein LOC107635104 isoform X2, with the protein product MASRKLFVVNYVGKAEQILPYLLYLQGGPGFECMRPTESSGWIQKACEEFRVILMDQRGTGLSTPLSVSSMSQFKSAQELADFLKHFRADNIVNDAEFIRVRIVPNAGPWTILGQSYGGFCAVTYLSFAPQGLKQAFLTGGIPPIGDGCTADSVYRVGFEQVVNQNEKYYKRYPQDIKVVQELVNYLAEKEGGGVALPSGGILTPRGLQILGLSGLGSGAGFERMHYLFERVWEPTLVPGAPKRISYYFLSSFEKSLVFDTNPLYALMHESIYCQGSPSRWSAHRIRNEVNDKFDAIKAAREGLPVLFTGEMIFPWMFDEIQALKPFKDVADILAEKKDWPPLYNVQALKDNKVPVAAAVYYEDMYVNFKLSIETASQIAGIRLWITNEFMHSGLRDGGGKVLDHLLGMLNGRKPLF